Sequence from the Deltaproteobacteria bacterium genome:
GACGGCCCGGGCGGTCGAGAACTTCCCGATCTCCGGCCTCCGCTTCCCGCGCAGCTTCATCGCCGCCCTGGGCACCATCAAGGGCGCCTGCGCGCGTGTGAACGCCGCGCTCGGGCTCCTCGACCGGCGGCTCGCCGACGCCATCGCTCGCGCCGCCGCCGAGGTGGCGGAGGGGAAGCTCGACGGCGAGTTCGTGGTCGACGTCTTCCAGACCGGCTCGGGGACCTCGACCAACATGAACGCCAACGAGGTGATCGCGAACCGCGCCCTCGAGCTGCTCGGCGCCCGGCGCGGCGACAAGAGCGTCGTCCACCCGAACGACCACGTGAACATGGGCCAGAGCACCAACGACGTCTTCCCGACCGCCATCCACGTGGCCGCCTACGGCGAGATCACCCGCGCGCTGCTGCCCGCGCTCGAGGAGCTGGCGGCGGCCTTCGAGGAGCGCACCCGGGCCTTCGCCGACGTGGTGAAGGCCGGCCGCACGCACCTCCAGGACGCCGTCCCCATGACGCTCGGGCAGGAGTTCGGCGGCTACGCGAGCGTCATCCGCCACGGCATCGCGCGCGTCGCGTCGACGCTGCCGCACCTTGCCGAGCTGCCGATCGGCGGCACCGCCCTCGGCACCGGCCTGAACGCGCCGCCGGGCTTCGGCGAGAAGGTCGCGGCGGAGCTGGCGGGCGCGACCGGGCTCCCCTTCGTGACGGCGCCGAACCGCTTCGAGGCGATGCAGAACCGCGACGCCGCGGTCGAGACCTCGGGCGCGCTCCGCACCCTCGCCGTCGGCCTGATGAAGATCGCCAACGACCTCCGCCTGCTCACCTCGGGCGGGCGCACCGGCCTGAACGAGATCGAGCTGCCCGCGACGCAGCCCGGCTCGAGCATCATGCCGGGGAAGGTGAACCCGGTGATCCCCGAGGCGGTGAACCAGGTGGCGGCGCTCGTGATCGGCCACGATGCGACCATCGCGATCGCGGGCATGAACGGGAAC
This genomic interval carries:
- a CDS encoding class II fumarate hydratase — encoded protein: MADTRIERDSMGEMVVPANAYYGAQTARAVENFPISGLRFPRSFIAALGTIKGACARVNAALGLLDRRLADAIARAAAEVAEGKLDGEFVVDVFQTGSGTSTNMNANEVIANRALELLGARRGDKSVVHPNDHVNMGQSTNDVFPTAIHVAAYGEITRALLPALEELAAAFEERTRAFADVVKAGRTHLQDAVPMTLGQEFGGYASVIRHGIARVASTLPHLAELPIGGTALGTGLNAPPGFGEKVAAELAGATGLPFVTAPNRFEAMQNRDAAVETSGALRTLAVGLMKIANDLRLLTSGGRTGLNEIELPATQPGSSIMPGKVNPVIPEAVNQVAALVIGHDATIAIAGMNGN